In Paenibacillus sp. FSL M7-0420, a single genomic region encodes these proteins:
- a CDS encoding B12-binding domain-containing radical SAM protein — protein MKVTLLALYTEGMQLWQEEIGLCSLASFLRRAGYEVQLISYLESDIDYKEILDFKPDLLGISLYDINKNAAYRVSGKLRQLMPELFLCFGGNLPTYFDEGILEECKDVDFVIRGEGENVLLEVVSKSDLKASMREIKGVTFREGEQIIVNESQELICDLDSLPFPARDLLIQNHSKSAQISTSRGCKAKCTFCASQLFWKRWRGRSVKNIVDELEYIVNTYGIRTFNFIDGSFEDPGDDSDRLWQIAREIVDRKLFISYFCHMRAEFYKNASDEQLRLLKESGLCGVCTGLESGNKRDLRLYGKIANHYDMDRAIHIFNEYGINIEPGFINFNPYSTLEGLRENIQFLEKYGFASNIEHISTIYKMYKGTRLYDVIRADGLLKPDKFNEFGYKFRDRRVEVLFQKVHKFIMNNDDQGIVDLFGKLVYFTTKQWTLTNYYKRILLDRGSTDAVDAITEFELAGMQYRDNLNSTIANWFNELLDLAENQWSEEQSDKITGNYLNKQYITDILKSFQKAKTALYKNLIKYDMNFLTNTIDFI, from the coding sequence ATCTGGAAAGCGATATTGACTATAAAGAAATCCTTGATTTCAAGCCCGATCTGCTAGGAATTTCACTGTATGATATCAATAAAAATGCTGCGTACAGAGTAAGTGGTAAATTACGTCAGCTCATGCCGGAGTTGTTTCTCTGCTTCGGTGGAAATCTGCCGACATATTTCGATGAAGGAATTCTGGAAGAATGCAAAGATGTTGACTTTGTTATTAGAGGAGAAGGCGAGAACGTCTTGTTGGAGGTTGTATCCAAGAGTGATCTTAAAGCTTCGATGAGGGAAATTAAGGGGGTGACCTTCAGAGAGGGAGAACAAATTATTGTTAATGAAAGCCAGGAGTTGATCTGTGATTTGGACAGCCTGCCTTTTCCGGCAAGAGATTTGCTGATCCAGAATCATTCGAAATCCGCACAGATTTCAACCTCCAGAGGCTGCAAGGCCAAATGTACCTTTTGTGCCTCCCAGTTATTCTGGAAACGCTGGCGAGGTCGCAGCGTTAAGAACATTGTGGATGAGCTTGAGTACATTGTGAATACCTACGGTATCCGAACTTTTAATTTTATTGACGGAAGCTTCGAGGATCCTGGTGATGATTCGGATCGTCTCTGGCAAATCGCTCGTGAAATTGTTGACCGGAAATTATTCATCTCCTATTTCTGCCATATGCGAGCCGAGTTCTACAAGAATGCAAGCGATGAGCAGCTAAGGTTACTTAAGGAATCGGGGCTTTGCGGTGTTTGCACAGGGTTAGAATCTGGAAATAAACGTGACCTGAGGCTATACGGAAAGATTGCTAACCATTACGACATGGATAGGGCTATTCATATATTTAACGAATACGGAATCAATATCGAACCGGGATTCATCAATTTCAATCCTTATTCTACGTTGGAAGGATTGCGTGAAAACATCCAATTTCTTGAAAAGTACGGGTTTGCCTCCAATATAGAGCATATTTCTACTATATACAAAATGTATAAAGGGACGAGATTGTACGATGTCATTAGAGCCGATGGCCTACTGAAGCCTGATAAATTTAATGAATTTGGATATAAATTTAGGGATCGACGGGTTGAAGTGCTATTTCAAAAGGTTCACAAGTTTATCATGAACAATGACGATCAGGGCATTGTGGATTTATTCGGTAAACTGGTCTATTTCACTACTAAACAATGGACGCTCACAAATTACTATAAACGGATACTACTGGACAGGGGGTCTACAGATGCTGTTGATGCTATAACGGAATTTGAACTCGCAGGCATGCAATACAGAGACAATTTAAACAGTACGATAGCAAACTGGTTCAACGAATTACTTGATTTGGCTGAAAACCAGTGGAGTGAGGAGCAGTCGGATAAAATCACTGGCAATTACTTAAACAAGCAATATATCACAGATATACTAAAAAGTTTTCAAAAAGCAAAAACGGCGCTATACAAGAATTTGATTAAGTATGATATGAACTTTTTAACTAATACTATCGATTTTATCTAG
- a CDS encoding phosphotransferase enzyme family protein — protein sequence MIKISKQMLDRMTKKFGADVDSLVFVGGGKEESDGILYSYSSGSKEMVLKILSIPKENADTAFEEMEERTRFVNYLGRQGMDIAYPVKNKNNNIIETIETEEYILAAYEMNRVYGNIPQAHDFSKNFYIRYGKIIGKLHQLSKIYPKWKGNAPDGDSKVLHWSDEWKFFYSWCQDSEVKRAWQNIKAELSSLPVTRDTFGFIHNDPHVENIMIEKGRVVLIDFDVANFHWFMNDIAIASQFLMFSTTGGMGAPFKDMDKLKSFYMHFMNGYETENHMDAISLDKLELFINYRRLLMYTISQHWLESNPEQKKSWKQMILNSPSLHLFN from the coding sequence TTGATCAAAATTTCCAAGCAAATGCTGGACAGAATGACCAAGAAATTTGGAGCCGATGTGGATAGCCTGGTATTTGTGGGTGGAGGAAAAGAGGAATCGGACGGTATCCTTTATAGTTATAGCTCCGGTTCCAAGGAGATGGTTCTCAAGATTCTATCTATTCCGAAGGAAAATGCCGATACAGCATTCGAAGAAATGGAAGAACGTACTCGGTTTGTAAATTATCTAGGAAGACAAGGTATGGACATCGCTTATCCGGTAAAAAACAAAAATAACAATATCATTGAAACGATAGAAACAGAAGAATATATTCTGGCAGCTTATGAGATGAACAGAGTCTACGGCAATATTCCTCAAGCCCATGATTTTTCTAAAAACTTCTACATCCGATACGGGAAAATTATAGGAAAGCTTCACCAGCTCTCTAAGATCTATCCCAAGTGGAAAGGAAATGCACCGGATGGGGACAGTAAAGTGCTGCACTGGAGTGATGAATGGAAATTCTTTTATTCATGGTGCCAGGATTCAGAGGTGAAACGGGCATGGCAGAATATCAAAGCGGAACTGTCCTCCCTTCCTGTAACGCGTGATACCTTTGGTTTCATTCATAATGATCCTCATGTGGAAAATATTATGATAGAAAAGGGCCGAGTCGTTCTAATCGACTTCGATGTCGCCAATTTCCATTGGTTTATGAATGATATTGCTATAGCTTCGCAGTTTCTGATGTTTTCGACGACTGGAGGAATGGGTGCACCGTTTAAGGATATGGATAAATTGAAATCGTTCTATATGCATTTTATGAATGGTTACGAAACTGAAAATCATATGGATGCCATTTCACTAGATAAGTTAGAGCTATTTATCAATTACCGTAGATTGCTGATGTATACCATTTCACAGCATTGGCTGGAGTCGAATCCGGAGCAAAAGAAATCGTGGAAGCAGATGATTCTTAACAGTCCGTCGCTTCATTTGTTCAATTAA
- a CDS encoding condensation domain-containing protein, translating into MDTLKNRIATLPIMRGYDSMELVKKLDKGNVEDIVAVTPMQASMLFHYFSDPSSGMYFDQSCYRLKGKISADALVQAWNVVVHNNEILRTVFRWQGIRFPLQIVQKEYDLPITHYRLSNLNTIARQRDIESIRLADIQRLADITDEPFRVILCELSPDEYEMIVSTHHVLYDGWSNALMLKEVLQAYGAITNNEEPRQVRKPRYKELVRWYQRQDKEHHKKFWKNYLREYKPQTLHEEVRYRKAERPEEYSLVLEDSLVQQIQRYLRSKEITLATFIYAVWGILLYQQKGHKDTLIGVTLSGRTPDIINVESMIGLFINTLPLRITFDSEKTAGELLHDINNDLLIFKEYEGTSLLDIHDCVTSPLDGQLFDTLVVIQNYPVDKIITNEDANIQLSFVSSYYLTNFKLTLSVKNFNGLQLDFSFTKDDYRLDEIEAMGQQLASLLGWMAAGDYDEMAVSDITMLLNQRKSEGLFRIQETIHQLDSIGRINFDEIF; encoded by the coding sequence TTGGATACGTTGAAAAACCGAATTGCCACACTACCAATCATGAGAGGCTATGATTCCATGGAACTTGTAAAGAAACTGGACAAGGGCAATGTCGAAGATATTGTAGCGGTAACTCCAATGCAGGCAAGCATGCTATTCCATTATTTCAGCGATCCTTCTAGCGGTATGTATTTCGATCAGTCCTGCTACAGATTGAAGGGCAAGATTAGTGCAGATGCGCTGGTTCAAGCATGGAATGTCGTAGTGCATAACAATGAAATTTTGCGGACCGTATTCCGTTGGCAGGGAATCAGGTTCCCACTACAGATTGTTCAGAAGGAATATGATCTTCCCATCACTCATTATCGGCTTAGTAATTTGAATACAATAGCTAGACAAAGAGACATTGAGAGCATCAGACTTGCGGATATCCAGCGGTTGGCAGATATAACGGATGAGCCCTTCCGGGTAATATTGTGTGAATTATCACCTGACGAGTACGAAATGATTGTAAGTACTCATCATGTTTTGTACGACGGCTGGAGTAATGCGTTGATGCTAAAAGAAGTATTGCAGGCTTATGGGGCTATTACCAACAATGAAGAGCCTAGACAGGTAAGAAAGCCAAGATATAAGGAGTTGGTCAGATGGTATCAGCGGCAGGATAAAGAGCATCATAAAAAATTCTGGAAAAATTACTTGAGGGAATATAAGCCGCAGACCTTGCATGAAGAAGTAAGGTACAGAAAAGCCGAGCGACCTGAAGAATATTCGTTGGTACTGGAGGATAGCCTGGTACAACAAATTCAAAGGTATTTACGAAGTAAGGAAATCACACTTGCTACCTTCATTTATGCCGTATGGGGCATATTGCTATATCAACAGAAAGGCCATAAAGATACCCTTATAGGAGTAACTCTCTCCGGTAGGACTCCAGACATTATTAATGTGGAATCAATGATCGGTTTGTTCATCAATACCCTTCCGCTTAGAATCACATTTGATTCAGAGAAGACTGCCGGTGAACTCCTCCATGATATTAACAACGACCTGTTGATTTTTAAAGAATATGAAGGAACCTCATTGTTGGATATTCACGACTGCGTAACGTCTCCACTTGACGGGCAGTTATTCGACACTCTAGTCGTCATTCAAAACTATCCGGTCGATAAAATTATTACCAATGAAGATGCTAATATTCAACTAAGCTTTGTATCTTCTTATTATTTGACAAATTTTAAACTAACGCTGAGTGTTAAAAATTTTAATGGCCTCCAACTGGATTTTAGTTTTACTAAAGACGATTACCGATTGGATGAAATTGAAGCAATGGGCCAACAGTTAGCCTCCCTTCTTGGCTGGATGGCCGCTGGAGATTACGATGAAATGGCTGTTTCAGATATAACTATGCTCTTGAATCAAAGAAAAAGTGAAGGATTATTCCGAATTCAGGAAACGATCCATCAACTTGATTCGATAGGAAGGATAAACTTCGATGAAATATTTTAG
- a CDS encoding U32 family peptidase, producing the protein MKYFSVPADFKKETIDRYEALNRRYKDAKVLETYGQLTSVGLVNSGRVTEVLPNVDVKSFTEYVSYSKDKGIDFNYTLNPSCLGNMEFSEAGMEQLIAQLKLIKSLGVDSLTLTSPQLMELVKGVGLGFKIKASAICEITSPSKALFYKKMGVERVVVDPDITRNFEKLKNICKGFGSGVEIIINNVCYKDCAYKMFHYNHEAHCTKDHPEQTIRNYYFNRCSMQKASGYKNSVRLNWIRPEDLKYYTESGISYFKLQGRQNIVNGDGAKTLEHYFNGDFDGNLFDLITMFAPYNSFQPYMDNKKLDGFVKTFYDHPTFCKDLCDSCKYCEKYAMKCIDRSSVEELNKQALDFYTAYDDYTHGIRRHVRSTSRNEGFTNTELDCEFEF; encoded by the coding sequence ATGAAATATTTTAGCGTACCTGCGGATTTCAAAAAAGAAACCATCGATAGATATGAGGCACTCAACAGACGGTACAAAGATGCCAAAGTGCTAGAAACCTACGGCCAATTAACATCGGTTGGCCTTGTGAATTCAGGCAGAGTTACGGAAGTGTTACCTAATGTCGATGTCAAAAGCTTTACCGAATATGTGTCCTACTCGAAGGATAAAGGTATTGACTTTAACTATACCCTGAATCCGTCTTGCTTAGGAAATATGGAGTTTTCGGAGGCAGGAATGGAGCAACTGATTGCTCAGCTTAAGCTCATCAAGAGCCTGGGTGTAGATTCGCTTACGCTTACCTCACCTCAACTGATGGAACTGGTGAAAGGCGTTGGCCTCGGATTTAAGATTAAAGCCTCGGCAATCTGTGAAATTACATCTCCCAGCAAAGCACTCTTCTATAAAAAAATGGGTGTGGAGAGAGTTGTTGTAGACCCGGATATTACAAGGAATTTCGAAAAGCTTAAAAATATTTGTAAGGGATTCGGCAGCGGAGTTGAGATTATCATCAACAATGTGTGCTACAAGGACTGCGCATACAAAATGTTTCATTATAACCACGAAGCGCATTGCACCAAAGATCATCCGGAGCAGACAATCAGGAATTATTATTTCAATCGATGCTCGATGCAAAAAGCGAGCGGATATAAAAATTCGGTCAGGCTGAACTGGATCAGGCCTGAGGATCTAAAATATTATACGGAGTCAGGAATATCGTACTTCAAGCTCCAGGGCCGGCAAAATATTGTAAATGGTGATGGCGCTAAGACACTTGAACATTATTTTAATGGAGACTTTGATGGCAATCTATTTGATTTGATTACTATGTTTGCACCGTATAATTCGTTCCAACCTTACATGGACAACAAGAAACTGGACGGATTCGTAAAGACGTTCTACGATCATCCGACATTTTGTAAAGACTTATGCGATTCGTGCAAATATTGCGAGAAATATGCTATGAAGTGTATTGACAGAAGCAGCGTGGAGGAATTAAACAAACAGGCATTAGATTTTTATACTGCCTATGATGACTACACGCATGGCATCCGAAGACATGTGCGGTCAACATCCCGAAATGAAGGTTTTACTAACACAGAGTTGGATTGTGAATTCGAATTCTAG
- a CDS encoding U32 family peptidase, translating into MKYFNIPADFKMETIDKYDELNQQYSDSKVIETYGQITLGNRIGSGRAYDLIPKLDITGLQKYIDYSAQKNIGFNYTMNTTCMGNKEFTKQGINEILGFLDELYAAGVRSLTVTLPSMIEIIRLKNYDFEIKASTVCQIINANKALAYKNLGVDKIVIDESINRDFEMLKRIRNAFGEKVEVITNVICHKNCIYEMFHHNQTSHDDGIRSGDSSATYYSHRCMMKRSENFANIMKLAWIRPEDLKYYTGIGINYFKLQGRQAILKGDPVRATKCYFEESFDGNLMDLLDMFSPTNSFNVYIDNKKLDGFLKPFYEKQNFCNNDCTSCRYCESYARRHTEYEKVQEMFDLATDFYQEFDQFTNMVKESSHAATPAKPKKDNAELNKIAELNFEF; encoded by the coding sequence ATGAAATATTTCAACATTCCCGCAGATTTCAAAATGGAAACTATTGATAAGTATGATGAATTAAACCAGCAATACAGTGACTCCAAAGTAATTGAAACCTATGGACAGATTACTTTGGGTAACAGAATCGGCTCCGGAAGGGCTTATGATTTGATCCCCAAACTGGATATTACGGGTCTCCAGAAGTACATTGATTACTCGGCTCAAAAAAATATTGGCTTTAACTATACAATGAATACCACTTGTATGGGCAATAAGGAATTTACCAAGCAAGGGATAAATGAAATTCTGGGGTTCCTGGATGAACTGTATGCAGCAGGTGTCCGTTCATTAACGGTCACTTTGCCTTCCATGATTGAGATTATTCGGCTGAAGAATTACGATTTCGAAATCAAGGCCTCAACCGTTTGTCAAATCATTAATGCTAATAAAGCGTTGGCTTATAAAAATTTGGGTGTTGATAAGATTGTAATCGATGAATCAATCAACCGGGATTTTGAGATGCTGAAGCGAATACGAAACGCATTTGGCGAGAAAGTTGAAGTCATCACCAATGTAATATGCCATAAAAACTGTATATATGAAATGTTTCACCATAATCAGACTTCCCATGACGACGGTATTCGATCTGGTGATTCCAGTGCGACCTATTACTCTCACCGCTGTATGATGAAACGCTCGGAGAACTTCGCCAACATCATGAAGCTGGCCTGGATCAGACCCGAGGACCTAAAATATTACACCGGAATAGGTATAAATTATTTTAAGCTGCAGGGAAGACAAGCGATTCTTAAGGGGGATCCGGTCCGGGCGACCAAATGTTATTTTGAGGAGTCATTTGACGGTAACTTGATGGACCTACTGGACATGTTTTCACCAACGAACTCGTTCAATGTCTATATTGATAATAAAAAGTTAGACGGCTTCCTGAAGCCTTTTTATGAGAAGCAAAATTTTTGCAATAATGACTGTACCTCTTGCCGATACTGCGAATCCTACGCCAGAAGGCATACAGAGTATGAAAAAGTACAAGAGATGTTTGATTTGGCTACAGATTTTTATCAGGAATTCGATCAATTCACTAATATGGTAAAGGAATCCAGTCATGCGGCTACTCCCGCAAAGCCAAAAAAAGATAACGCTGAGCTCAACAAAATCGCCGAATTGAATTTCGAGTTTTAA
- a CDS encoding non-ribosomal peptide synthetase, with product MYTGMISTLEEFKESRNYWMDKLGSEFDNTEFPADFSPEAAGAKTIFHFSFDQEMSASLLNMSKDQDVLLYIMLTAAFKILLNKLTNEENIIVCSPIFNTSAAVNPSFKGILLKERIVRAMSCKEFLLNVRNTVIEGYKNQHYPIEQLLEGEERRQAAFSRTIILLESIHGSTQPESLINNIDNNVTFAFHKNDELIGGKIIYPSGMYLEKTIGTFCDCYTFLLKQMLANINAPIRDLELVAEADRDKLLHTFNNTERTYPYNKPLSQLFEEQVLLNPDRTAVVFDGQQLTYSQLNERSNQLAALLIDLGVTDRDIVAIQAEYSLEMVVSIWGVLKVGAAYLPIDPKYPQERIRYMLEDSKAKYLLAQSEFISTSPITAIDLNDEVLFVNKPVHNPGTLVKAENAACMIYTSGSTGLPKGVVIRHNSLVNFIDWRIQEYRFTAADVIMQLLSFSFDGFGTNFYSSLLSGGCLILPAGNRWGDFNYIAQLMKDNRVTSMSVVPVMYEAILNHAEKSQLESLRLVVLAGDKCNSELIAMSEQQAGHILLVNEYGPTENTITTTAQVGMQADQPNIIGYPIANQSIYIINQDNNLMPVGIKGELCVSGAGLASEYWNNPELTIEKFIQNPFVPGERMYRTGDIAKRLPDGNVEFLGRADYQVKIRGYRIELVEVERAIMNTNLLREAIVMEREDLAGKQYLCAYILASEPIDLDVLNELLLQKLPNYMIPTRYIQLDSLPLTPNGKIHRKALPDPYMLPGQSAEYVQPTHYIEHEIVAIWANVLGIDQDKIGINNSFFHLGGNSLLLMQVHHAIDRLYPDTVSIPELFVYHTVSKLALFIEDKQSQNTGQFMLDGVKLPEDYFHVEPIGRLNDRIYFEVPADVFCKIKHIEHATPENILIFAYAYLLMKLSDTSTVCLQAITGSKNVIRKVTLDFREQNDFTTLFSMMDRQIAADESAGLRVSKLARSKVVQQVYTVLPLFYTKHSVNRSNTLHEFFDLLLELNLLDDSAQFACEYNSALLKDDKAEEIVHMYLKLLELMAAQFS from the coding sequence ATGTATACAGGGATGATAAGTACGTTAGAAGAATTCAAAGAGTCCAGAAATTATTGGATGGATAAGCTGGGAAGTGAATTTGACAATACGGAATTTCCTGCCGACTTCAGCCCTGAAGCCGCAGGAGCTAAAACTATTTTCCATTTCTCGTTCGATCAGGAGATGTCCGCAAGCCTGTTGAATATGTCCAAAGACCAGGACGTGCTTCTATATATCATGTTAACAGCTGCATTTAAGATTCTGCTCAACAAGCTGACGAACGAAGAGAATATCATAGTGTGTTCTCCGATTTTTAACACATCAGCTGCAGTTAACCCTTCATTTAAAGGTATCTTGCTCAAAGAGCGGATCGTCAGAGCGATGAGCTGCAAGGAGTTTTTGCTCAATGTAAGAAATACCGTTATTGAAGGTTATAAGAATCAGCATTACCCGATAGAGCAACTCCTTGAAGGTGAGGAACGCCGGCAAGCTGCATTTTCCAGAACCATTATACTTCTAGAAAGCATACATGGTTCCACACAGCCGGAGAGCCTAATAAATAATATAGATAACAACGTTACTTTTGCATTTCATAAGAATGATGAGCTTATTGGTGGGAAGATTATTTATCCGTCCGGTATGTACTTGGAAAAGACTATTGGCACCTTCTGCGATTGTTATACGTTCCTGCTGAAACAGATGCTCGCCAACATCAATGCTCCAATCAGAGACTTAGAGCTGGTTGCGGAGGCAGACCGGGACAAGCTATTGCATACATTCAACAATACCGAACGGACTTACCCGTACAATAAACCGTTAAGCCAATTGTTTGAAGAACAGGTGCTGCTGAATCCGGACCGAACCGCTGTCGTATTTGATGGCCAACAATTGACCTACAGTCAACTCAATGAACGGTCTAATCAATTGGCTGCTCTACTGATTGACCTAGGAGTAACGGATAGAGATATAGTGGCTATACAAGCCGAATATTCCCTAGAGATGGTTGTTAGCATTTGGGGGGTTCTGAAAGTCGGAGCCGCATACCTGCCGATCGACCCCAAATATCCTCAAGAGCGAATTCGTTATATGCTTGAGGACAGCAAGGCCAAGTACCTGCTTGCCCAAAGCGAATTCATAAGCACCAGTCCAATTACCGCCATTGATTTGAACGATGAAGTGCTGTTTGTCAACAAACCAGTCCACAATCCGGGGACTTTGGTAAAAGCCGAGAATGCCGCATGCATGATTTATACTTCTGGATCAACAGGATTGCCAAAGGGTGTCGTAATCCGACATAACAGCCTTGTGAATTTTATTGACTGGCGGATTCAGGAATATCGCTTTACAGCTGCTGACGTCATTATGCAACTGCTCTCTTTTTCTTTTGACGGATTCGGAACGAATTTCTATTCCAGTTTGCTTTCAGGGGGGTGTCTAATCCTTCCTGCCGGTAACCGCTGGGGTGATTTCAACTATATTGCGCAGTTGATGAAAGATAATAGGGTAACCAGCATGAGTGTTGTTCCGGTGATGTATGAGGCGATTTTGAACCATGCAGAGAAAAGTCAATTGGAATCGCTTAGGCTGGTTGTTCTTGCCGGTGATAAGTGTAATTCTGAGCTTATCGCCATGAGTGAACAGCAAGCAGGTCATATCTTACTTGTTAATGAATATGGCCCCACAGAAAATACCATAACAACCACAGCGCAAGTTGGGATGCAGGCGGACCAACCGAATATTATTGGCTATCCAATCGCTAACCAGAGCATATATATCATCAATCAAGACAATAATCTCATGCCTGTCGGCATTAAAGGAGAGCTGTGCGTCTCCGGTGCGGGACTGGCAAGTGAATATTGGAACAATCCGGAGTTAACTATTGAGAAATTCATTCAAAATCCGTTTGTTCCCGGTGAACGAATGTACCGGACCGGTGATATTGCCAAGAGGCTTCCAGACGGAAACGTTGAGTTTCTGGGGAGGGCGGACTATCAGGTCAAAATCAGAGGGTACCGCATCGAGCTTGTAGAGGTCGAGAGGGCAATAATGAATACGAATCTGTTAAGGGAAGCAATTGTCATGGAGAGGGAGGATCTCGCCGGAAAGCAATATTTATGCGCATATATTTTGGCTTCCGAACCGATTGATCTGGATGTTCTTAATGAATTGCTGCTGCAGAAATTGCCGAATTATATGATTCCGACGCGATACATCCAATTGGACAGCCTGCCTTTGACTCCGAACGGCAAAATCCATAGAAAGGCTCTGCCCGATCCGTATATGCTTCCAGGGCAATCTGCCGAATATGTTCAGCCTACCCATTATATTGAACATGAAATAGTAGCTATTTGGGCCAACGTCTTAGGAATTGATCAGGATAAAATCGGGATTAATAATAGTTTTTTTCACTTGGGTGGAAACTCCTTGCTGCTAATGCAGGTACACCATGCTATTGATCGGCTGTATCCGGATACAGTATCCATTCCTGAGCTGTTTGTTTACCACACTGTTTCCAAGCTTGCACTGTTTATTGAGGATAAGCAGAGTCAGAATACCGGACAATTCATGCTTGATGGCGTAAAGCTGCCCGAGGATTATTTCCATGTTGAGCCGATAGGGCGCTTAAATGACCGCATTTATTTTGAGGTGCCAGCAGACGTATTCTGCAAAATCAAGCATATAGAGCATGCTACCCCAGAGAATATATTGATTTTCGCCTATGCTTATCTGCTGATGAAGCTGTCTGATACCTCAACTGTGTGCCTGCAAGCGATAACCGGCAGTAAAAATGTAATTCGAAAGGTAACGCTGGATTTCCGGGAGCAGAATGATTTTACAACATTGTTCAGCATGATGGACCGTCAAATCGCTGCGGATGAATCAGCAGGGCTACGGGTTTCGAAACTGGCCCGCAGTAAAGTTGTTCAACAGGTATATACCGTTCTTCCGTTGTTTTACACCAAGCATTCCGTTAATAGGAGCAACACTCTGCACGAATTCTTTGATTTGCTGTTGGAGTTGAATCTGCTTGATGACAGTGCGCAGTTTGCCTGTGAATACAATTCCGCTCTGCTCAAGGATGACAAAGCAGAGGAGATCGTTCACATGTATCTTAAGCTTCTTGAATTAATGGCAGCGCAATTTAGCTGA